A genomic window from Rhizobium sp. EC-SD404 includes:
- the ppdK gene encoding pyruvate, phosphate dikinase produces the protein MAKWVYGFGDGKAEGSASDRNLLGGKGANLAEMCGLGLPVPPGFTITTEVCKWFYDHGKAYPETLEADVDAALASVGQSVGREFGGQEKPLLLSVRSGARASMPGMMDTVLNLGLNDDTVVALAKDAGDERFAYDSYRRFIQMYSSVVLDVEHEHFEEILEDAKATLGYELDTDMSAADWQGVITRFKALVEQETGAPFPQEPSAQLWGAIGAVFSSWMNARAITYRQLHNIPAAWGTAVNVQAMVFGNLGNTSATGVAFTRNPSTGEKRLYGEFLVNAQGEDVVAGIRTPQDLTEQARIESGSDKPSLEKLMPETFGEFTAICDRLEAHYRDMQDVEFTVESGKLWMLQTRSGKRTAKAALRIAVDMAAEGVITPNEAVCRVDPASLDQLLHPTIDPGSTRDVIAKGLPASPGAATGEIVFTSEDAVAKAKEGRPVILVRIETSPEDIHGMHASEGILTTRGGMTSHAAVVARGMGTPCVSGAGGIRVDMKAETIQTPSGLLKKGDVITLDGSTGQVIRGKVTMLQPELSGDFGKLMEWADAARRMKVRTNAETPADAKAARSFGAEGIGLCRTEHMFFEGKRIVAMREMILADNEEGRREALAKLLPMQRSDFVELFDIMAGLPVTIRLLDPPLHEFLPKTDEEIAEVCEAMGVAEDLLRERVEALHEFNPMLGHRGCRLAISYPEIAEMQARAIFEAAVEAAGKAGEMVVPEVMVPLVGLKSELDFVKARIDAVAEEVMAENGARFDYLVGTMIELPRAAIRAGSIAETAEFFSFGTNDLTQTTFGISRDDAATFLQTYQQKGIIEQDPFVSIDIDGVGALVEIASKAGRAERPDIKLGICGEHGGDPSSIAFCEATGLDYVSCSPFRVPIARLAAAQASIRGAQSE, from the coding sequence ATGGCAAAGTGGGTCTATGGTTTCGGCGACGGCAAGGCTGAGGGTAGCGCTTCCGACCGTAATCTCCTCGGAGGCAAGGGCGCCAATCTCGCAGAGATGTGCGGTCTGGGGCTTCCCGTGCCGCCAGGTTTCACCATCACGACCGAGGTTTGCAAGTGGTTCTACGATCACGGCAAAGCCTATCCGGAGACGCTCGAAGCGGACGTCGATGCCGCGCTGGCTTCCGTCGGTCAGTCGGTCGGCCGTGAGTTCGGTGGCCAGGAAAAGCCGCTGCTCCTTTCCGTGCGCTCCGGCGCGCGCGCATCGATGCCGGGCATGATGGACACCGTCCTCAATCTCGGCCTCAACGACGACACGGTCGTCGCTCTCGCCAAGGATGCCGGTGACGAACGCTTCGCCTACGACAGCTACCGCCGCTTCATCCAGATGTATTCGAGCGTCGTTCTCGATGTCGAACACGAGCATTTCGAGGAAATCCTCGAAGATGCCAAGGCGACGCTCGGCTACGAGCTGGACACCGATATGAGCGCCGCCGACTGGCAGGGCGTGATCACGCGGTTCAAGGCATTGGTCGAGCAGGAAACCGGCGCACCGTTCCCGCAGGAGCCTTCCGCCCAGCTATGGGGCGCGATCGGCGCGGTGTTTTCGAGCTGGATGAACGCACGCGCGATCACCTACCGACAGCTCCACAACATTCCCGCCGCCTGGGGCACTGCCGTCAACGTGCAGGCGATGGTGTTCGGCAATCTCGGCAATACCTCGGCGACGGGCGTGGCTTTCACGCGCAATCCATCGACCGGTGAGAAGCGGCTTTACGGCGAGTTCCTCGTCAATGCGCAGGGTGAGGATGTCGTCGCCGGTATCCGCACGCCCCAGGACCTGACCGAACAGGCGCGCATTGAGTCCGGTTCCGACAAGCCATCGCTTGAAAAGCTGATGCCGGAGACGTTCGGCGAATTCACCGCCATCTGCGACCGGCTGGAAGCGCACTACCGCGACATGCAGGATGTGGAGTTCACGGTCGAAAGCGGCAAGCTCTGGATGCTGCAGACGCGCTCCGGCAAGCGGACGGCGAAGGCCGCTTTGAGGATTGCCGTCGACATGGCGGCGGAAGGCGTCATCACCCCGAACGAGGCCGTGTGCCGCGTCGATCCCGCATCGCTCGACCAGTTGTTGCATCCGACCATCGACCCGGGTTCGACGCGCGACGTGATTGCCAAAGGCCTGCCGGCATCGCCGGGCGCGGCGACCGGCGAGATCGTGTTTACTTCCGAAGATGCCGTAGCCAAGGCCAAGGAGGGCCGGCCCGTTATCCTCGTTCGCATCGAGACGAGCCCGGAAGACATCCACGGCATGCATGCCTCGGAAGGCATTCTGACGACGCGCGGCGGTATGACGAGCCACGCGGCTGTCGTTGCCCGCGGCATGGGAACGCCCTGTGTCTCGGGTGCAGGCGGCATCCGCGTCGACATGAAGGCGGAAACGATCCAGACGCCGTCCGGACTGCTGAAAAAGGGCGATGTGATCACGCTCGACGGTTCGACCGGTCAGGTCATCCGCGGCAAGGTGACCATGCTGCAGCCCGAACTCTCGGGCGATTTCGGCAAGCTCATGGAGTGGGCCGACGCCGCGCGGCGCATGAAGGTGCGCACCAACGCCGAAACGCCGGCGGACGCTAAAGCCGCGCGCTCGTTCGGTGCCGAGGGCATCGGGCTTTGCCGCACCGAGCACATGTTTTTCGAAGGCAAGCGCATCGTGGCGATGCGCGAGATGATCCTCGCCGACAACGAAGAAGGCCGCCGCGAGGCGCTTGCCAAGCTCCTGCCGATGCAGCGCTCGGATTTTGTCGAACTGTTCGACATCATGGCGGGCCTTCCCGTGACGATCCGATTGCTTGATCCGCCGCTGCACGAGTTTCTGCCCAAGACGGACGAGGAAATCGCGGAAGTCTGCGAGGCGATGGGTGTCGCCGAGGACCTGCTGCGTGAACGCGTCGAGGCGCTGCACGAATTCAACCCAATGCTCGGCCATCGTGGCTGCCGCCTGGCAATCTCCTATCCCGAGATCGCGGAGATGCAGGCGCGCGCGATCTTCGAAGCGGCCGTCGAAGCTGCCGGCAAGGCGGGTGAGATGGTTGTGCCCGAAGTCATGGTTCCGCTGGTAGGCCTGAAGAGCGAACTGGACTTCGTGAAGGCGCGCATCGATGCCGTGGCCGAAGAGGTGATGGCAGAAAACGGCGCCCGCTTCGATTATCTGGTTGGCACGATGATCGAACTGCCGCGGGCCGCCATTCGCGCCGGCTCCATCGCCGAGACGGCGGAGTTCTTCTCCTTCGGTACGAACGACCTGACGCAGACGACCTTCGGCATTTCGCGCGACGATGCCGCCACCTTCCTGCAAACCTATCAGCAGAAGGGCATCATCGAACAGGACCCGTTCGTCTCCATCGACATCGACGGCGTCGGCGCGCTCGTGGAAATCGCGTCAAAGGCGGGACGGGCCGAGCGGCCAGACATCAAGCTCGGCATTTGCGGCGAGCATGGCGGCGATCCGTCCTCAATCGCGTTCTGCGAAGCGACCGGGCTCGACTACGTGTCGTGCTCGCCGTTCCGCGTGCCGATCGCACGGCTTGCGGCGGCGCAGGCCTCGATCCGCGGAGCACAGTCCGAATAG
- a CDS encoding DUF721 domain-containing protein: MRRKTLFQIAEIANGLVDPILAKRAGINTMLLGSWEDIAGPEFADCTKPEKIVWQRRASEGQADGGFEPGTLVVACEGARALFLSHQLGEFIDRINGFFGFPAVQRIKIVQKPVVSMNRPKRRALPLPQDKAQHLSRMLGDIEDDRLKAALEKLGRAVMTQKKHG; the protein is encoded by the coding sequence ATGCGACGCAAAACGCTCTTCCAGATCGCCGAGATCGCCAATGGCCTCGTCGATCCGATCCTCGCCAAGCGGGCGGGCATCAACACCATGCTGCTCGGCTCCTGGGAAGATATTGCAGGGCCGGAATTCGCAGACTGCACGAAGCCGGAAAAGATCGTCTGGCAGCGACGCGCCAGCGAAGGGCAGGCGGATGGCGGCTTCGAGCCGGGTACGCTCGTCGTTGCCTGCGAAGGCGCGCGCGCCCTTTTCCTGAGCCATCAGCTTGGCGAGTTCATCGACAGGATCAACGGCTTCTTCGGCTTTCCGGCGGTCCAGCGCATCAAGATCGTCCAGAAGCCGGTGGTCTCCATGAACCGGCCGAAGCGCCGGGCTTTGCCGCTGCCGCAGGACAAGGCACAGCATCTTTCGAGAATGCTCGGCGACATCGAGGACGATCGTCTGAAGGCCGCCCTGGAGAAGCTTGGGCGGGCGGTCATGACGCAAAAGAAGCACGGTTAG
- the smc gene encoding chromosome segregation protein SMC yields MRFTKLRLIGFKSFVEPSEFIIERGLTGVVGPNGCGKSNLVEAIRWVMGENSYKNMRASGMDDVIFSGSGNRPARNTAEVGLYLDNSDRTAPAGFNDQDEIQVTRRIEREAGSVYRINGKEARAKDVQLLFADASTGARSPSMVGQGRIGELIQAKPQARRQLLEEAAGISGLHSRRHEAELRLRAAETNLERLDDVTGELRSQIDSLKRQARQANRFKQLSADIRAAEATLLHIRWVGDKKAEGDAQSVLAQATRTVAERAQAQMEAVKAQAIGAHRIPELRDAAGKAGAALQRLEIARTQLDAEADRITRRRSELQQRLAQLVRDIAREEALITDNKGAIAKLDTEQAELKSLLAASVDLETQTQAAVERTAGALAEAEAVVAAITAERAEAAAARNQLERSLRDLSEREARTAGQLRAIEKERDEINAKIAGLPDPEAKRQALEAVLAEAEVLRLQLADAETALERAREREPQMRGPLDNARAALNAIETEARTIRKMLAGGAGAGDYPAAVESMRVDRGFEKALGAALGDDLDQPLDERAPAYWRLTGTGEADGDLPEGVERLADHVDAPPALARRLRQVGLVEASNGPRIQTLLKPGQRIVSRDGALWRWDGFVAGADAPTAAALRLEQKNRLAELDAEAVSASENVEKADAALNAAKAAVQASTEAMKLLRSKRDEAARHVDRARDVLQDAERAAGQFASRKAVLDETTAQTSATLAELSEASAEARAQLAEAPDLSALDQRLSAATLVLAQSRTAAAEARSRHDSGLREKEARGRRVDAIDDERRAWMERAAGAEAHIAELKKRQEEATAEAETLDTSPDDMDEKRAALSGQLKEADRLRREARDRLNEADARQKKLDQGANDALSALATSREERGRAEERLHAARERRDEIEARIRDALGCHPHEAIRHTGLAHDQPLPDAMVTDRRLEQLKVDRERLGAVNLRAEAESQELTERLDQIVGEREDVIEAIRKLRGAIQSLNREGRERLLAAFDVVNAQFQRLFTHLFGGGTAELQLIESDDPLEAGLEILARPPGKKPQTMTLLSGGEQALTAMALIFAVFLTNPAPICVLDEVDAPLDDHNVERFCNLMDEMAASTETRFILITHNPITMARMNRLFGVTMAEQGVSQLVSVDLETAEQIREAS; encoded by the coding sequence ATGAGGTTCACAAAGCTTCGCCTGATCGGCTTCAAATCCTTCGTCGAGCCGTCCGAATTCATCATCGAGCGCGGCTTGACCGGCGTCGTCGGTCCCAATGGCTGCGGCAAGTCCAACCTCGTGGAAGCGATCCGCTGGGTGATGGGCGAAAACTCCTACAAGAACATGCGCGCGTCCGGCATGGACGACGTGATCTTCTCGGGATCCGGCAATCGTCCGGCGCGCAACACGGCCGAAGTCGGGCTCTACCTCGACAATTCGGACCGCACGGCACCGGCTGGTTTCAACGACCAGGACGAAATCCAGGTAACGCGCCGGATCGAGCGGGAGGCTGGGTCCGTCTACCGCATCAACGGCAAGGAAGCGCGAGCCAAGGACGTGCAGCTGCTCTTTGCCGATGCCTCGACCGGCGCGCGCTCGCCGTCGATGGTGGGGCAGGGCCGTATTGGCGAGCTCATCCAGGCAAAGCCCCAGGCCCGCCGCCAACTGCTGGAAGAAGCAGCCGGCATTTCGGGATTGCATTCCCGGCGGCACGAGGCGGAACTGCGCCTGCGGGCAGCCGAAACGAACCTCGAGCGCCTCGACGACGTGACCGGCGAGCTGCGCAGCCAGATCGATAGCCTGAAGCGTCAGGCGCGGCAGGCGAACCGCTTCAAGCAGCTTTCCGCCGACATTCGCGCCGCCGAGGCGACATTGCTGCATATCCGCTGGGTTGGCGACAAGAAGGCTGAAGGCGATGCTCAGTCCGTCCTTGCGCAGGCGACGCGCACGGTGGCCGAGCGGGCGCAGGCGCAGATGGAAGCGGTGAAGGCTCAGGCCATCGGCGCGCATCGTATCCCCGAATTGCGCGACGCGGCCGGAAAGGCCGGGGCCGCGCTGCAGCGCCTGGAAATCGCCAGGACTCAGCTCGACGCCGAAGCCGATCGCATCACCCGCCGCCGCAGCGAATTGCAGCAGCGGTTGGCCCAGCTCGTTCGCGACATCGCCCGCGAAGAAGCGCTGATCACCGACAACAAAGGCGCGATCGCAAAGCTCGATACCGAGCAGGCCGAACTGAAATCGTTGCTGGCCGCATCCGTCGATCTCGAAACACAGACGCAGGCGGCGGTCGAACGAACTGCAGGTGCTCTGGCCGAGGCGGAAGCGGTCGTCGCCGCGATCACTGCCGAGCGGGCGGAGGCTGCAGCCGCGCGCAATCAGCTGGAGCGCAGCCTGCGCGACTTGAGCGAGCGGGAAGCGCGCACGGCCGGGCAACTGCGCGCGATCGAGAAGGAACGCGACGAGATCAATGCGAAGATCGCCGGCTTGCCCGATCCGGAAGCGAAACGGCAGGCGCTGGAGGCCGTGCTGGCCGAGGCGGAAGTGCTGCGGCTTCAGCTGGCCGATGCGGAAACCGCGCTGGAGCGGGCCCGTGAGCGCGAGCCGCAGATGCGCGGCCCGCTCGACAATGCGCGCGCGGCGCTGAACGCCATAGAGACGGAAGCGCGCACCATCCGAAAGATGCTCGCGGGCGGTGCGGGCGCCGGCGACTATCCGGCCGCCGTGGAAAGCATGCGGGTCGACCGCGGCTTCGAGAAAGCCTTGGGGGCTGCACTTGGCGACGATCTCGACCAGCCGCTCGACGAGCGCGCCCCAGCCTACTGGCGTTTGACCGGCACAGGCGAGGCAGATGGTGACCTGCCGGAGGGCGTTGAGCGGCTGGCAGACCATGTCGATGCGCCCCCGGCACTGGCGCGACGGCTGCGGCAGGTGGGGCTCGTCGAAGCTTCGAACGGACCGCGCATCCAAACGCTGTTGAAGCCCGGGCAGCGGATCGTGTCTCGCGACGGGGCCTTGTGGCGCTGGGATGGTTTCGTGGCCGGGGCGGACGCGCCGACGGCAGCGGCACTCAGGCTCGAACAGAAGAACCGGTTGGCCGAGCTCGATGCGGAAGCCGTCTCTGCCTCCGAGAATGTCGAGAAGGCCGACGCCGCTCTTAACGCTGCCAAGGCGGCCGTTCAGGCGTCCACGGAAGCGATGAAGCTTCTGCGCAGCAAGCGCGACGAGGCGGCACGGCACGTCGATCGTGCGCGCGACGTATTGCAGGACGCCGAGCGGGCGGCCGGCCAATTTGCGAGCCGCAAGGCGGTACTCGATGAAACCACTGCCCAGACGTCCGCCACGCTCGCCGAACTGAGCGAAGCGTCGGCAGAGGCAAGGGCGCAGCTTGCCGAAGCGCCGGATCTTTCGGCCCTCGATCAGCGCTTGTCCGCTGCAACGCTCGTACTGGCGCAAAGCCGCACGGCCGCAGCGGAAGCTCGGTCACGACACGATTCGGGCTTGCGGGAGAAGGAAGCACGCGGCCGCCGCGTCGATGCCATCGACGACGAGCGCAGGGCGTGGATGGAGCGCGCCGCCGGTGCCGAAGCGCACATTGCCGAGCTCAAGAAGCGCCAGGAAGAAGCGACCGCCGAGGCCGAGACGCTCGACACGTCGCCCGACGACATGGACGAGAAGCGCGCAGCACTTTCCGGGCAGTTGAAAGAAGCCGACAGGTTGCGGCGCGAGGCCCGCGACCGGCTGAATGAGGCCGATGCCCGCCAGAAGAAGCTCGACCAAGGCGCCAATGACGCCCTTTCCGCGCTGGCCACGTCGCGCGAGGAGCGCGGACGGGCGGAAGAGCGCCTGCACGCCGCGCGGGAACGGCGCGACGAGATCGAGGCGCGCATCCGCGATGCGCTTGGCTGCCATCCGCACGAGGCAATCCGGCACACCGGGCTTGCCCACGACCAGCCCTTGCCCGACGCGATGGTGACCGATCGACGGCTGGAGCAACTGAAGGTCGATCGCGAGCGGCTCGGCGCCGTCAATCTTCGAGCTGAAGCGGAAAGCCAGGAGTTAACCGAGCGGCTAGACCAGATCGTCGGCGAACGTGAAGACGTGATCGAAGCGATCCGCAAGCTGCGCGGCGCTATCCAGAGCCTCAACCGTGAGGGTCGCGAGCGCCTGCTTGCCGCCTTCGATGTCGTCAATGCGCAGTTTCAGCGGCTTTTCACGCATCTCTTCGGTGGTGGAACGGCGGAGCTGCAATTGATCGAATCCGACGATCCGCTGGAGGCAGGGCTAGAAATCCTCGCCCGTCCGCCCGGCAAGAAGCCGCAGACCATGACGCTGCTTTCTGGCGGCGAGCAGGCGCTGACGGCGATGGCGCTGATCTTTGCGGTGTTCCTGACGAACCCGGCACCGATCTGCGTGCTGGACGAGGTCGATGCGCCGCTCGACGACCACAATGTCGAGCGCTTCTGCAACCTGATGGATGAGATGGCGGCATCGACCGAGACGCGCTTCATTCTCATCACCCACAATCCGATCACCATGGCGCGCATGAACCGGCTTTTTGGCGTCACCATGGCCGAGCAGGGCGTGTCACAGCTAGTCTCGGTCGATCTCGAAACCGCCGAGCAGATCCGCGAGGCGAGCTGA
- a CDS encoding PilZ domain-containing protein, translating into MLPGKRREPRRRCEIDVEVRHGERVHRGRAFDLSRTGISIRISAYASLNKGDEVDIHSPELGWLQGRIVWRSPQRIGVMFKNSTNTTAKVESFFRSGALARA; encoded by the coding sequence ATGCTTCCAGGCAAGCGGCGTGAGCCGAGACGGCGCTGCGAGATCGATGTAGAAGTCAGGCATGGCGAGCGCGTCCATCGCGGTCGAGCCTTCGATTTATCGCGCACCGGCATTTCCATTCGGATCAGTGCCTACGCATCGCTGAACAAGGGCGATGAAGTCGACATTCATTCTCCAGAGCTTGGTTGGCTGCAGGGTCGGATCGTGTGGCGGTCGCCACAGCGCATCGGCGTCATGTTCAAGAACTCGACCAACACCACGGCCAAGGTCGAATCGTTCTTCCGGTCGGGGGCGCTCGCCCGCGCCTGA
- a CDS encoding DsbA family protein, whose translation MTNRTTTLTATRKTVARLAAVSLVALAVAACAEEANSQTASSETPIELAQADTGSTAAVEAPASQGSVDMEAVLEEGPLPDMVLGEADAPVTIVEYMSLTCPHCASFHNETFAELKEKYIDSGQVRFIVRDFPFDPRAAAGAMLARCAPEGQYFPMVDMLFEQQSSWAAAQDARGALLQISRMAGFTQESFEACLTNQELLDDVNEVRQKGAEEFDVQSTPTFLINGERYAGNMSIDQMSAIIDANL comes from the coding sequence ATGACGAACCGCACCACGACGCTAACCGCCACGCGCAAGACAGTCGCGCGCCTCGCCGCCGTGAGCCTCGTGGCGCTCGCCGTCGCGGCCTGCGCCGAGGAAGCCAATTCGCAAACGGCATCCAGCGAGACGCCGATCGAGCTTGCTCAGGCCGACACTGGCTCGACTGCTGCCGTCGAAGCGCCCGCATCGCAGGGAAGCGTCGACATGGAAGCGGTGCTTGAGGAAGGCCCTCTGCCCGACATGGTTCTGGGCGAAGCCGATGCGCCGGTCACGATCGTCGAATACATGTCGCTGACCTGCCCGCATTGCGCATCGTTCCATAACGAGACCTTCGCTGAGCTGAAGGAAAAGTATATCGACAGCGGCCAGGTTCGCTTCATTGTGCGAGACTTCCCCTTCGATCCGCGCGCTGCCGCTGGTGCGATGCTCGCCCGCTGTGCGCCTGAGGGACAGTATTTCCCGATGGTCGACATGCTGTTCGAACAACAGTCGAGCTGGGCTGCTGCACAGGATGCACGCGGAGCACTGCTTCAGATTTCGCGGATGGCCGGTTTTACACAAGAGTCCTTCGAGGCTTGCTTGACGAACCAGGAACTTCTGGATGATGTGAATGAAGTCAGGCAGAAGGGCGCAGAGGAATTCGACGTTCAGTCCACGCCGACCTTCCTCATCAACGGCGAACGCTATGCGGGGAACATGTCGATTGACCAGATGTCCGCGATCATCGACGCCAATCTCTGA
- a CDS encoding site-specific DNA-methyltransferase, whose protein sequence is MASVIASAARVRATNPKPSSSTDVPINTILKGDCVAALEKLPSQSVDLIFADPPYNLQLGGDLHRPDQSKVDAVDDHWDQFASFEAYDAFTRAWLLACRRVLKPTGSIWVIGSYHNIFRVGATLQDLNFWILNDVVWRKTNPMPNFRGRRFQNAHETLIWASRDPDSKGYTFNYDAMKAANDDVQMRSDWLFPICSGGERIKDEDGRKAHPTQKPEALLARIMMASSRPGDLVLDPFFGSGTTGAVAKRLGRNYVGIEREQSYIDVAERRIAAVEPLGKAELTIVSSKRAEPRVAFSALVESGLILPGTVLTDQRGKYSAIVRADGTVTSGGEAGSIHRIGAKVQGFEACNGWTFWHVRRDGRLDPIDALRRIVRDQMAIAG, encoded by the coding sequence ATGGCCTCCGTGATTGCCTCCGCCGCCCGCGTCAGGGCGACCAATCCAAAGCCGTCCAGTTCGACGGATGTTCCCATCAATACGATCCTGAAAGGCGATTGCGTCGCAGCGCTCGAGAAGCTGCCGTCGCAGTCCGTCGATCTGATCTTCGCCGATCCGCCCTACAATCTGCAACTGGGCGGTGATCTGCATCGCCCGGACCAGTCGAAGGTCGACGCGGTGGACGATCACTGGGACCAGTTCGCCTCCTTCGAGGCCTACGACGCCTTCACCCGGGCCTGGCTGCTCGCCTGTCGCAGAGTGCTGAAGCCAACCGGCTCGATCTGGGTCATCGGCTCGTACCACAACATCTTCCGCGTCGGCGCGACGCTGCAGGATCTGAACTTCTGGATCCTGAACGACGTCGTCTGGCGCAAGACCAACCCGATGCCGAACTTTCGCGGGCGTCGTTTCCAGAATGCCCACGAGACCCTGATCTGGGCGAGCCGCGATCCAGACTCAAAGGGCTACACATTCAACTACGACGCGATGAAGGCGGCCAATGACGACGTGCAGATGCGCTCGGACTGGCTGTTCCCCATCTGCTCGGGCGGCGAGCGGATCAAGGACGAGGACGGCCGCAAGGCGCACCCGACCCAAAAGCCGGAAGCACTGCTTGCTCGCATCATGATGGCCTCATCGCGGCCGGGCGATCTCGTGCTTGATCCCTTCTTCGGGTCGGGAACGACGGGTGCCGTCGCTAAGCGGCTGGGTCGCAATTATGTCGGAATCGAACGCGAACAATCCTATATCGACGTTGCCGAGCGGCGCATCGCTGCAGTCGAACCGCTCGGAAAAGCCGAATTGACGATTGTTTCGAGCAAACGTGCCGAACCGCGCGTTGCCTTCAGTGCGCTGGTGGAATCCGGATTGATCCTTCCGGGCACCGTGCTCACGGACCAGCGCGGCAAGTACAGCGCGATCGTCCGCGCCGACGGCACGGTGACGAGCGGCGGCGAAGCGGGCTCGATCCATCGGATCGGCGCGAAGGTCCAGGGCTTCGAGGCCTGCAATGGCTGGACGTTCTGGCATGTGCGCCGCGATGGACGTCTGGATCCGATCGACGCGCTGCGCCGCATTGTCCGCGATCAGATGGCGATCGCCGGCTGA
- a CDS encoding HAD family phosphatase produces the protein MTTAIRHIVFDIGKVLIHYDPDLPYKRLIPDEAERQRFFAEICTNEWNIEQDRGRTWEEAETLLIAMHPDHAEHIRAFRQHWHEMVPHAYQDSVDIMLGLIDAGHDVTMLTNFAADTFAEARKRFDFLNKPRGVTVSGEIKVIKPDRAIYDIHAETFGLDPAASLFIDDTLVNVQGAIDAGWQAIHFKNAETLKADLERFGLST, from the coding sequence ATGACCACTGCCATCCGCCACATCGTCTTCGACATCGGCAAGGTGCTGATCCACTACGATCCCGACCTGCCCTACAAGCGCCTGATCCCCGACGAGGCCGAGCGGCAGCGCTTCTTCGCCGAGATATGCACCAACGAATGGAACATCGAACAGGATCGCGGCCGCACATGGGAAGAGGCGGAGACGCTTCTGATCGCCATGCATCCGGATCACGCCGAACACATCCGCGCTTTTAGGCAACACTGGCACGAGATGGTGCCGCATGCCTATCAGGACAGCGTGGACATCATGCTCGGACTGATCGATGCCGGCCATGACGTGACGATGCTGACCAACTTTGCCGCCGATACGTTCGCCGAGGCCAGAAAGCGCTTCGATTTCCTCAACAAACCGCGCGGCGTCACGGTTTCGGGCGAGATCAAAGTCATCAAGCCGGATCGCGCGATCTACGACATCCATGCCGAGACCTTCGGGCTCGACCCCGCGGCATCGCTCTTCATCGACGACACGCTGGTCAATGTTCAGGGCGCGATCGACGCCGGTTGGCAGGCCATTCACTTCAAGAACGCAGAAACGCTCAAGGCGGACCTTGAGCGTTTCGGCCTCTCGACGTGA
- the mutY gene encoding A/G-specific adenine glycosylase: protein MTLSDAQPAPSQSIADALLAWYDRHHRELPWRVTPSRQQAGERADPYRVWLSEIMLQQTTVQAVGPFYAKFLALWPTVTDLAAADEEDVLKAWAGLGYYSRARNLKRAAEAVVHDHGGEFPSDATGLRSLPGVGDYTAGAVAAIAFNRPEPVVDGNVERVFTRLFAIETPLPAAKPEIRRLVATEVPDDRPGDFAQATMDLGATICTPRRPSCILCPLRDRCMALRNGDPERFPLKAAKKEKPVRRAAAFVAVDPAGAVLLRKRPGTGLLAGMSEVPTSAFTARLDGDTSVEAAPFPGAWKLAGTIKHVFTHFELRLDVYRVELPARPAESVGWWSARSEISDEALPTVMKKALACAIPHIF, encoded by the coding sequence GTGACCCTGTCCGACGCGCAACCCGCCCCGTCCCAGAGCATCGCCGATGCCCTGCTCGCCTGGTACGACCGGCACCACCGCGAGCTGCCATGGCGGGTCACACCTAGCCGGCAACAGGCGGGAGAGCGTGCCGATCCGTATCGCGTGTGGCTCTCGGAAATCATGCTGCAGCAGACCACCGTGCAGGCTGTCGGACCCTTTTATGCCAAGTTTCTTGCGCTGTGGCCGACGGTCACCGATCTCGCCGCGGCCGATGAAGAAGACGTGCTGAAGGCCTGGGCCGGGCTCGGCTACTACTCGCGCGCCCGCAATCTGAAGCGCGCGGCCGAAGCGGTCGTTCATGATCATGGCGGCGAGTTTCCATCAGACGCCACCGGTCTGCGCTCGCTGCCGGGCGTGGGTGACTACACCGCCGGCGCCGTTGCAGCGATCGCCTTCAACCGCCCCGAACCCGTCGTCGACGGCAATGTGGAGCGGGTCTTTACCCGGCTTTTCGCCATCGAGACGCCCCTGCCCGCCGCCAAGCCCGAAATCCGGAGGCTGGTGGCGACTGAGGTTCCCGACGACCGTCCGGGAGACTTTGCGCAGGCGACCATGGATCTCGGTGCGACGATCTGCACGCCGCGACGGCCTTCCTGCATCCTTTGCCCGCTGCGCGACCGCTGCATGGCGCTTCGCAATGGCGATCCGGAGCGATTTCCGCTGAAGGCGGCAAAGAAGGAAAAGCCGGTCCGACGTGCGGCGGCCTTCGTCGCGGTCGATCCCGCTGGCGCCGTTCTGCTTCGGAAACGACCTGGGACCGGGCTCCTCGCCGGCATGAGCGAAGTGCCGACCTCCGCGTTCACGGCGCGTCTCGATGGCGATACTTCGGTCGAGGCCGCGCCGTTCCCGGGAGCCTGGAAGCTTGCCGGCACGATCAAGCACGTCTTCACGCATTTCGAATTGCGGCTCGATGTCTACCGCGTCGAACTTCCCGCAAGGCCAGCCGAGAGCGTCGGCTGGTGGTCGGCGCGCAGCGAAATTTCGGATGAAGCATTGCCGACTGTCATGAAGAAGGCGCTCGCCTGCGCTATCCCCCACATCTTCTAG